Within Engraulis encrasicolus isolate BLACKSEA-1 chromosome 8, IST_EnEncr_1.0, whole genome shotgun sequence, the genomic segment CGAAACATGCCCGACCAACAACATTGTGCTAACATTCAGTTTGTCCAAAGGTAACTTCCATCATTAATGAATGTAATGCTATCTAGATGATCATGATGTGTTTCATACTGAGCATGTTGGGTATTATTGTTGGCAATAATGAGTTTTTCATGGCCAGCATTTCACAAACAGCAATACTGattgcctatttatttattacaaataAATAACATGCATAGTAgcagcaatgtgttttgatgtaagaCAATAACTGTTAGAAATGGCAAAATGTTAGCAACTGCACATAATATATTTCATAAACATTTATGTCTTTATGTGTTCCTATTCCAGAGGCTCTTCAAAGGGATAGTGAATGGACAATAAAACATTACCAACATATTTTTATTTCACAATATTTAAGAGTTACGAAAATGGAAGACCAGTGTATTTTCTGTTAACAATATTAGTGTACTTTCTCATCGTTCTTTTCAATGTGACTATCCTGCTGGTTGTATTGAAGGACAAGTCTCTTCACGAGCAACCCATGTATCTGTTAATGTGTTGCCTGCTATTCAACTCTCTGTACGGCAGCTCTGCACTGTTTCCAAGACTTTCTGCTGATCTTCTATGGACTACTCATGCCATATCGCGCCCAGCATGTTTCACACAAATATTTGTTATTTACACTTATGGGGTTTCTGAATACACGGTACTAACTGTTATGGCATATGACAGATATGCGGCCATATGTGCTCCTTTGCAATATCATACTATCATGACACAAAGAAAGACATTTCTGCTTATTTTCTGTGCTTATTCCTGGTCGTTTTTTTGTTTGAGTGTTGCGATTTACCTCTCTTCAAGGCTACCTCTGTGTGGTAATCGGATACCACGAGTGTATTGCTCGAA encodes:
- the LOC134453996 gene encoding olfactory receptor 10J1-like, producing the protein MDNKTLPTYFYFTIFKSYENGRPVYFLLTILVYFLIVLFNVTILLVVLKDKSLHEQPMYLLMCCLLFNSLYGSSALFPRLSADLLWTTHAISRPACFTQIFVIYTYGVSEYTVLTVMAYDRYAAICAPLQYHTIMTQRKTFLLIFCAYSWSFFCLSVAIYLSSRLPLCGNRIPRVYCSNWSVVRLSCVSTVANNIYGYFTSLTTLVMPVVFILFTYIRILIVCRKSTAEHRGKALQTCLPHIVSFVTYSFATFSDIAISRYEPGEIINTLALVISLEFIVIPPLLNPLMYGLNLPDIRRKILSMMISFKLGLSL